In the Silene latifolia isolate original U9 population chromosome 1, ASM4854445v1, whole genome shotgun sequence genome, AAAAtcatgacccgaaatgacccaaaCGACCCAGAATGCCAGATTGACCCGATCCGAagtgacccaaacccgacccgaatgACCCATTTGCCACAACACAAGGGACGACACGCTTTTCATAGTGACGTCTGCTCGATGGGAAATGATATCTTTAGGAGGGACTTGTAGAGTTGTAGGGGTGGTCGCCCTTGGAACAATCACAAGTTCAGCACAAGGGCTCTACTTTTTGGCCTATTCCTTTGGTATACTGTATGTAGCTGAAGACGGTCTTGCCGCAACGTCACTGCCTCACTGTGGATATAATTAAGGCTGTAATTGAGACTATTGAGTCGGATTAATTTGACAATTTTGCATAATTAATTTGGTCAAAGCTTGATCAAGTTGATCTTAAGCTGGAGCTCGACTTGAGCTCTATCTAAGTTTAGACTTGTTAGTTGTTACTGTCATAATTATATTCATTATCGCGATTAAGCATCATTTGCCTTTTCACATTTCCCATAAGAACTCCAAATAACGGGTTCATTGTAAAATATGCTTAAAATTGTGATATTTTTGGGCCTCACCAtacaacttgttgcttgtcttatgcttaaaaTGGGTGGATAGTtgatccgtctataactatagacggatatctcccgtctataatgagaatttgtgatagaaGAATATATTATTTCTGTCGATTAATTTTCAAAAGGGTAAAATTTAATGTATTAGTTATACCGCGCTTCAATTGAGCACGGCCACGCTCGAGCCTATTTCTATGTGAGCCCGAGACTAATTTTTTTTAAAGACACAAATACGGTTACGCCTAATCTAGAGTGGCGGAGTTTGTATTCTTGAACCAAATAACCAATAAAAAGATCATAAATTAAATTCAACTCGGTTACACAACTAGGAATAACAAAACCCAAATTGTGGATTCACATGACACAATTAACCACACGTAGTTGAGTTGGTCTCCCTTCAGGCCATTTTGGTCTGAAATAGTAAGACGGATATTGAGACCATTTTACAGTTAAATGTAACTATATTTGCAAATTAGTTATCATATGCTGTAACTGTAATACTAGCTTGGTCATTGACGCATTGTGATtacatttaactataaaatgATCACAATACCCCATCTTATCTTATTTATTTTAGATGAAATTAACCGTCTAAAACAAGAATTTGCGCAAGTAGTTAGTTAACACCTTGGAAATTTTCTTTTGGTAACAAACCACTAGAAAACGTTGATCAAGTCTCCAAAACACGTATTTGTTCATTGTTAGGAAACACGTTTACGTAAAGTAGACTATATTCTTCCCATTATATTCCTCTCtgtttaaataaaaaaataaaaaaatacttGTTGATTTTAGACCAAATCATCTAAACTCGATACCATCCAGTACCGCTATCTCATTTTTCATCCGGGGAAATATCGTCTGAATAGTAATTATCTGAGGAAAGTTGATCACAATTCAACTTGAATTAAAGTCAAAGATTAAGCCACCTTCCTTCCTTATACCATTCCTATAATGTTTCTGGAAGCAGTAATGGAAGTTGAATGATATAATCCATGTTTTGACAAGTCTTACATTCAATTTCATACAAATAAAATTCCGACTCCGAAAACACAAAAGTCACCTCTCAAAAAAACTTGTCAATCTTCTCCAACATTTTCCGTCGAAAACAAAATGAACAATCTAAGATCATTTTCGTCATCCCGTCACACCGGCGACATAGAGATGGGTTCCCCAGGGAACCTAGACAAGTTCTACATCGACGTGGAAATGATCGAGAACGACCTGAAAGAAATCGACGAAATTCAGAACAAACTAAGAGCTGCCCATGAAGACAGTAAAACGGCTCACAAGGCCGGTGTGGTGAAGGAGTTGAGGTCTAGGATGCATGGAGACGTGACACGCGCTTTGAAAAAGGCTAAGGTTATTAAGGATAGAATTGAGGCGTTGAACAGGTCGAATGCTGAGAGTCTGAACACGCCAGGGTGCGGTCCTGGCAGCGCTACTGAACGTGCCAGGACGAATGTTGTTGCAGGTTTAGGGAATAAGTTGAAGGCGAAGATGGATGAGTTTATTAAGTTGAGGGAAAGGATTAATGAGGAGTATAAGGAGATTGTACAGCGGAGGTATTTTACTGTTACCGGTGAGAATCCCGATGAACAAACTGTTGATTTGTTGATTACTACCGGTGAAAGTGAGAGTTTCCTGCAGAGGGCTATTCAGCAACAGGTTTGTAGCATTCTGTTACAGTTTTCTGGTTTAGTTTTTTTCATCTGATTTTGAgtatgtttttgtattttatgtaTGACGGGTTTTGAACCTAGGTCACATAACTCATAATGGAAACCTATCCTTGTGTTATGATATAGGGTCCATGCCTCCATGGTCCCATTACTTTGGTATTAGGAAAAAGTTCAGGGATATTCTACGTGGTACCTGTTAACTTCTTTTTTAACATAAACGTCTTTGACTGGCCATAATTCACGATCAAAACTTCTGAAAgcgacgattttttttttttcaaattgaccggcTTTACGAGATCTTTAATCTGGAAAAAAAATATTTCAGTTTCTGAACTCGTGGCAAGAATTATGGCCAGTTAAACTTTAAACTTTGACTGACCGTACCTCTTTGTAGCGTGTTCCGAATgcgacattttttttttcaaattgaccgcgTTAATGATAtctttgatttgaaaaaaaaaatcataacttTCGGAACTCATGGCCGTGAGTTATGGCCAGTCAAAGGCGTTTTTGGTGAAAATGAGGTTACCATgtagaaaataaaaaaaacgGGATTACCACGTAGAATATccctaaaaattaaatttacgaGTTTTTTGTTCTTTGATAGTCACTTTACCAACTACTTTAGCGGACATTTTCATTGGATGACGTCACTATTTATACGATATAGGGTCCATGGCACCATTATTTCAGTACTAACAAAAAAATTTGAATCTACAATTTTTTTTCGGACAAGTGACTTGGAAATTTCAATGGAACCCATAAACAAAATTTCACAAATTTTCTGTCATTGAAACAACTTTATCAACAGCTTTTAGCTAACATTTTTGTTGGATGAAGTCGTAATACCGCGAGTCTATTAGCTGGATTGGAAGATGTGCTGATAATGATAATGGTTAATGAAAATGTAGGGGAGGGGACAGATTCAAGATACAATAGCAGAGATACAGGAAAGGCATGATGCAGTCAAAGATATCGAAAGAAATTTGATTGAATTGCAGCAAATATTTCAAGACATGGCTACATTAGTGTTCCATCAAGGAGAGCAGTTGAATGATATCCAACGAAATGTTGAAAGATCAAAGTCAGTGGTACAGGCAGGAACACAACAGTTGGTGCAAGCGCGTAAGAGTCAAAAGAATACCCGAAAATGGACTTTTTTTGCCATTATTCTCCTGCTCATCATCATTTTGGTCGTCGTCCTCTCTATACGTCCATGGCAGAAATAGTCTCCTCATTGTTCGGGTTTCTATGGTTCTGTAACTGATCATCatatttggttttgattttttgttgATAATAGCCATTAGGTTATActgtttttttttggtttgaGATACTGGTTTGGTTCGGTTATGGTGATATTCTTATACATTAATGTTCATATTTTGTGAGATGTTAATGTGGAGAAAATTCTTTTGTTTTTCATTAACAAGCCGAAACACTTACATTTCAAAACCGAAACCAATTCTCTACAATTCCTGCATGTTAATACAGATCTATGCCTCTGGCAATGATTCAA is a window encoding:
- the LOC141594735 gene encoding syntaxin-125-like, with the translated sequence MNNLRSFSSSRHTGDIEMGSPGNLDKFYIDVEMIENDLKEIDEIQNKLRAAHEDSKTAHKAGVVKELRSRMHGDVTRALKKAKVIKDRIEALNRSNAESLNTPGCGPGSATERARTNVVAGLGNKLKAKMDEFIKLRERINEEYKEIVQRRYFTVTGENPDEQTVDLLITTGESESFLQRAIQQQGRGQIQDTIAEIQERHDAVKDIERNLIELQQIFQDMATLVFHQGEQLNDIQRNVERSKSVVQAGTQQLVQARKSQKNTRKWTFFAIILLLIIILVVVLSIRPWQK